In a single window of the Pseudoxanthomonas sp. F37 genome:
- a CDS encoding TetR/AcrR family transcriptional regulator: protein MASPPPSPTRRKSPAKPAASGPGRPKDLGKRAAILEAAKHLFAREGFNGVSMDQIAAEAGVSKLTVYSHFGDKDALFAAAVQAKCAEMLPDALFEIELTGSVRDQLKAIGEAFFALITSEEAISTHRMMMVPGNIDDRLKRTFWEAGPQRTQDAFAVLLQALVAKGELDIPDVVTASVQFFTLIKGEVHARMTCGLCSQPGPLDRRRHIDATVDMFLRAYGRR, encoded by the coding sequence ATGGCCAGTCCGCCTCCTTCTCCGACCCGTCGCAAGTCCCCCGCCAAGCCCGCCGCCAGCGGCCCGGGCCGGCCCAAGGACCTGGGAAAGCGCGCCGCCATCCTGGAGGCCGCCAAGCATCTGTTCGCCCGCGAGGGCTTCAACGGCGTCAGCATGGACCAGATCGCCGCGGAGGCGGGGGTGTCCAAGCTGACGGTCTACAGCCATTTCGGCGACAAGGACGCGCTGTTCGCGGCGGCCGTGCAGGCCAAGTGCGCTGAAATGCTGCCCGATGCCCTGTTCGAGATCGAACTGACCGGCAGCGTGCGCGACCAGCTCAAGGCGATCGGCGAGGCCTTCTTCGCGCTGATCACCAGCGAGGAGGCCATCAGCACGCACCGCATGATGATGGTCCCGGGCAACATCGACGACCGGCTGAAGCGGACCTTCTGGGAAGCCGGCCCGCAGCGCACCCAGGACGCATTCGCGGTGCTGCTGCAGGCCCTGGTGGCCAAGGGCGAACTGGACATTCCCGACGTGGTCACCGCCTCGGTGCAGTTCTTCACCCTGATCAAGGGCGAAGTCCATGCGCGCATGACCTGCGGCCTGTGCAGCCAGCCGGGGCCGCTCGACCGGCGCCGCCACATCGACGCCACGGT